CCTCCGCGCATCGACACCGACGAAGGCGCTGCCGAGTACGCGCGGATCTGCGACGACGAGGTGCCGTTCTAGGAGCATGAACGTGATGCGCCTCATCCAACCCGATCATGACCGGCCGCCCTGGAGGCCGCCTGACCCGTGAGTCTCACGCGGCCGAACAGGAGTGATTCTCTCCACGCACAGGCGCAGACGTGTGTTGCCGCGGGTCTGTGCGCGCTGCCGGCGGTGCGCACCGGTCAGGAGAAGCGCCCGGCGCTGCGCGAGTGGAAGCCCTATCAATCCCGACTGCCCTCGCGAGAGGAACTCGCGCGCTGGTTCGACGGGTCGGCAACCGCGCTGTGCCTCGTGTGCGGCGCAGTCTCGGGCAACCTGGAGATGATCGACTTTGACCTGGGCGGCGAGGCCTTCGAGCCCTGGCGCCGCGCCGTCGAGTCCATGGCGCCCGGTCTCGTCGATCGCCTCGTGATCGAATCGACGCCATCGGGCGGTCGGCACGTCATCTACCGCTGCGATCAGCCCGTCTCCGGCAATACGAAGCTCGCCCAGCGCCGCATCGAGGTCGGCGCCGACGAGCCGGTTGTCGTTGGATGCAAGGAGCACAAGCCGCGCCGGGACGCCGGCGGCGCCTGGGTGATCACGATCACCATGATCGAGACGCGCGGCGAGGGTGGGCTCTTTCTGTGCGCGCCCTCCGACGGCTACGAGATCCTCAAGGGTGAACTCGCCGCACCACCGGTCATCACCTCGGACCAGCGCGACATCCTGCTCGGCTGCGCGTGGGCGCTCGATGAGACTCGTCCACCCGTCATTGACACGCCAAGTGGCGTTTCTGACGACGTTTCCACCTCGCGCCCTGGCGATGAATTCAACCGCCGTGGCGATCCCCGCGCCATCCTCCGAGCTCACGGCTGGACGCTCGTACAGGGAGGCGAGAACGAGCACTGGTGTCGGCCCGGCAAATCCGCCGGCACGAGCGCCACGCTCAAGGACGGCGTGTTCTACGTCTTCTCGACGAACGCCGCGCCCTTTGAAGCGCAGCAGGGCTATTCACCCTTCGCGGTGTACGCACTGCTCGAACATGGCGGAGACTTCAACGCAGCCGCCTCGGCGTTGGCATCGCAAGGCTACGGCACAGCGCCGACCCGTACACGCGGCGTCGATCTCTCCGCGTTCCTGGCCGACATCCCGCCCGCGCCTGACAACCCGCTCGCCCCGGCCCCGCTGTCTGTCGAGCAGCTCGTCAGCGCCCACCCGCTGCTCCGCCCGCCCGTGGTCCATGGCCTGCTGCGCCAGGGCGAGACGATGAATGTGATCGCCAGTCCAAAAGTCGGGAAGAGTTGGCTCACCCTCGATCTCGCCATCGCCGTGGCCACGGGCCGCCCCTGGCTTGGTCGCTACGCCACCGAGCGCGGCGATGTCCTCATCATCGACAACGAACTCCACCGCGAAACCAGCGCTCACCGCATCCCCAAGGTCGCGCACGCCCGCGGCATACCCATGCGCGAGTTCAACCGGCGGATCTTCGTGGACAATCTCCGCGGCCGCCTGCGCGACATCTTCACCCTCGCGCCCTACTTCGCCGCCATCGAGCCCGGCCGCTACAAGGTCATCGTCCTCGACGCGTTCTATCGCTTCATGCCCGCAGGCGGGGATGAGAATGACAACGGCACGATGGCGAACATCTACAACTGCATCGACGCCTTTGCCGATCGCCTCGGCTGTTCGTTCGTGCTCATCCACCACTCGTCCAAGGGCAATCAGACCGGCAAGTCGGTCACCGACGTCGGGGCCGGCGCCGGTGCGCAGAGCCGGGCCACCGACACCCACCTCGTCCTGAGACCGCACGAAGAGGAGCATGTCGTCGTCCTCGAAGCCGCAGTCCGCTCCTGGCCGCCCATCGATCCGCTGTGCCTGCGCTGGGACTTCCCGGTGTGGACCGCCGACGAGGGGCTCGATTC
This sequence is a window from Phycisphaerales bacterium. Protein-coding genes within it:
- a CDS encoding AAA family ATPase translates to MSLTRPNRSDSLHAQAQTCVAAGLCALPAVRTGQEKRPALREWKPYQSRLPSREELARWFDGSATALCLVCGAVSGNLEMIDFDLGGEAFEPWRRAVESMAPGLVDRLVIESTPSGGRHVIYRCDQPVSGNTKLAQRRIEVGADEPVVVGCKEHKPRRDAGGAWVITITMIETRGEGGLFLCAPSDGYEILKGELAAPPVITSDQRDILLGCAWALDETRPPVIDTPSGVSDDVSTSRPGDEFNRRGDPRAILRAHGWTLVQGGENEHWCRPGKSAGTSATLKDGVFYVFSTNAAPFEAQQGYSPFAVYALLEHGGDFNAAASALASQGYGTAPTRTRGVDLSAFLADIPPAPDNPLAPAPLSVEQLVSAHPLLRPPVVHGLLRQGETMNVIASPKVGKSWLTLDLAIAVATGRPWLGRYATERGDVLIIDNELHRETSAHRIPKVAHARGIPMREFNRRIFVDNLRGRLRDIFTLAPYFAAIEPGRYKVIVLDAFYRFMPAGGDENDNGTMANIYNCIDAFADRLGCSFVLIHHSSKGNQTGKSVTDVGAGAGAQSRATDTHLVLRPHEEEHVVVLEAAVRSWPPIDPLCLRWDFPVWTADEGLDSSQLLSQGGRGRNDPGKKNEWTPESFVEAFVDDDPATRSAIIGRAVRDGLSKWAADSLLRMADADGLLARNGDGKRNDPFTYQRRAKAPSTPEDRP